A single window of Montipora capricornis isolate CH-2021 chromosome 14, ASM3666992v2, whole genome shotgun sequence DNA harbors:
- the LOC138033563 gene encoding histamine H2 receptor-like, giving the protein MTPPECITWMTVGLAESVAIVTLNLCTIIVFTRNRNLRKRSTYLVINLAVIDMLVGGVAVYLLFYWVGVFCNVWRGHLNGHLKDYIETRLPGVFPGVSLLNMTIIALERAYATFRPFKHRVLKKRVYGLLIVFIWVITALSTSINFKYPEGVVDLYSKIAFSSFVLLIICVSYSSIVIKVRCGAQLRHHGAASRERKLTVTLLIVTVASLLLYLPANTFALLLYSGKFKMPFPVAANLYFALYVLAYANSLVNPILYAIRMPEYRSTLAALFCKRTVRNRERRVADLPLNDL; this is encoded by the coding sequence ATGACTCCACCCGAGTGCATAACCTGGATGACTGTAGGCTTGGCCGAGTCTGTTGCCATAGTAACGCTCAACCTCTGTacgataattgtttttacaagAAACCGTAATCTCCGCAAGCGCAGTACGTACCTGGTAATAAATTTGGCAGTTATAGACATGTTGGTTGGAGGAGTTGCTGTGTATCTCCTGTTCTATTGGGTTGGAGTATTCTGTAATGTATGGAGGGGGCATCTAAATGGACATTTGAAAGATTATATAGAGACAAGACTACCTGGTGTTTTTCCTGGTGTGTCTTTACTAAACATGACCATTATTGCTTTAGAACGGGCATATGCGACATTTCGGCCTTTCAAGCATCGCGTGCTGAAAAAACGGGTGTATGGCCTATTAATTGTCTTTATTTGGGTTATTACGGCATTAAGTACTTCCATAAATTTTAAATATCCTGAGGGAGTAGTTGATCTTTACTCAAAGATTGCATTTAGCTCGTTTGTACTTTTGATCATTTGTGTATCTTACTCATCCATTGTTATTAAAGTCCGTTGTGGAGCGCAGCTTCGACACCATGGTGCAGCCagtagagaaagaaaactgaccgTGACATTGTTGATTGTGACTGTTGCATCTCTTTTGTTGTACCTGCCTGCTAATACTTTCGCTCTTCTCCTTTATAGCGGTAAATTTAAAATGCCCTTTCCAGTGGCTGCAAATCTTTATTTTGCACTTTATGTTTTAGCTTATGCAAACTCTCTTGTCAATCCTATATTATACGCTATCCGCATGCCAGAATACAGATCTACTTTAGCTGCACTCTTTTGCAAACGTACTGTTCGTAACCGTGAAAGGCGAGTTGCAGATTTACCTCTTAATGATTTGTAA